Proteins encoded in a region of the Streptomyces sp. NBC_00258 genome:
- the pglZ gene encoding BREX-2 system phosphatase PglZ, which translates to MNTATTASATAATATTSAVRLNTATIIQYLASQSGLSGGKRRAVLLRAAPSWDGPAELARGEQGQALIAVAPSPLAVYELVLGHLPPTATGPEVLVVLTDREEAELGPDLLAKVHKQRVNTVDIWDVVREAFGAIDTDRRLFDENWAAEALLDATPPGRWPQLAGGLLSRSKALSALTLRRLGIGRYDPDRDSGDLAASAGDDVLDVPTLLRWSLAPGGPGRYLALRAPERAGLARFLAEKDQAGPTGRALLALVDAEHGPDAVAFGLLCAALWGHADAAADPEVYRARGRAERWFGEELPARGEALDTHAAAFGRSCEEFVSGLLLSGRSELDESAATARRLTGFVLDRAAALARQFGAGQAARTSPLLAAGLEERFAAVGRALLGDDPALTAQSVKSLSHHRLAPEGYAHTRIERARMAQRLSQWLATGPVAESANVAAGVARHATETGWVDMALEHIEAGGDPDPTLKAAYDSICASVRAHRRDIDRHFARSLAAWTADENDRGAMLTVETFLPDIVAPVVKAGERRVLLLVLDGMSAAIAAELGEKLREHWAEYDPLPKAKDAPQRRAMAALLPTVTAVSRTSLFAARPMTGTQADEKKLFPAHPFWGGQDVAVFHKDDLRGESGGDPFGPELHEALAGDRTHVAVVLNTIDDRLGKEQKLGDGAWRLSDIGGLPELLRFAATQGRAVFLTSDHGHVVDRRGTRVEADGVQSARHRLPGGALSETEVELSGRRVLAPDPGGSVVALWDADSRYTSQKAGYHGGVALSEFSIPVLAFLPFGAEPPKGWRELGSQQPSWWSLTPYSPEQPQQPPKPVALAVPPKKSARRAKEEAELAKSHDSLFEVALAPSTEGALLSAELVSPDDTLVSGLLSSEVFETQVKLLARKPDLARVERAVHALLDARGTLPMTALAQRIGLSSAQRPDGFAAVLRQLLNHDGVQVLETLPDGRTLRLNTGLLRDQFGLR; encoded by the coding sequence GTGAATACGGCAACCACGGCGTCCGCGACGGCCGCTACGGCGACCACGAGCGCGGTGCGTCTCAACACCGCCACCATCATCCAGTACCTGGCTTCGCAGTCCGGCCTGTCGGGAGGCAAGCGGCGGGCCGTCCTGCTGCGCGCCGCGCCTTCCTGGGACGGCCCCGCCGAGCTGGCCCGGGGCGAGCAGGGGCAAGCGCTGATTGCGGTCGCCCCCTCGCCGCTCGCCGTGTACGAACTGGTGCTGGGCCACCTCCCGCCCACGGCCACCGGGCCCGAGGTGCTGGTGGTACTGACCGACCGTGAGGAGGCGGAGCTCGGTCCCGACCTGCTGGCCAAGGTGCACAAGCAGCGGGTCAACACCGTCGACATCTGGGACGTCGTACGCGAGGCGTTCGGCGCGATCGACACCGACCGTCGGCTGTTCGACGAGAACTGGGCCGCGGAGGCGCTCCTCGACGCCACGCCGCCGGGCCGCTGGCCGCAGCTGGCGGGCGGACTGCTGTCCCGGAGCAAGGCGCTCTCCGCCCTGACACTGCGGCGGCTCGGCATCGGACGGTACGACCCCGACCGTGACTCGGGAGACCTGGCAGCGTCGGCAGGCGACGACGTGCTCGACGTACCCACCCTGTTGCGCTGGTCCCTCGCCCCCGGCGGGCCCGGCCGCTACCTCGCACTGCGGGCACCCGAGCGAGCGGGGCTCGCACGGTTCCTCGCCGAGAAGGACCAGGCCGGCCCCACCGGACGGGCGCTGCTCGCCCTGGTCGACGCCGAACACGGGCCGGACGCCGTGGCGTTCGGTCTCCTCTGTGCCGCGCTTTGGGGCCATGCCGACGCGGCGGCCGACCCCGAGGTCTATCGCGCACGCGGGCGGGCCGAGCGCTGGTTCGGCGAGGAGCTGCCCGCGCGGGGCGAAGCCCTGGACACCCACGCGGCGGCCTTCGGTCGATCCTGCGAGGAGTTCGTGTCGGGGCTGCTGCTGAGCGGCCGTTCCGAACTCGACGAGTCCGCGGCGACCGCGCGTCGGCTCACCGGTTTCGTACTCGACCGTGCGGCCGCCCTTGCCCGACAGTTCGGCGCGGGACAAGCCGCCCGGACAAGTCCGTTGCTGGCAGCGGGCCTTGAGGAACGGTTCGCCGCCGTCGGCCGGGCGCTGCTGGGCGACGACCCGGCGCTGACCGCGCAGTCGGTGAAGTCGCTCAGCCACCATCGGCTCGCCCCGGAAGGCTACGCGCACACGCGTATCGAGCGAGCCCGCATGGCCCAGCGGCTCTCGCAGTGGCTCGCGACAGGACCGGTGGCCGAGAGCGCGAACGTGGCGGCCGGAGTCGCACGGCATGCCACCGAGACCGGCTGGGTGGACATGGCACTGGAGCACATCGAGGCAGGAGGCGACCCCGATCCCACGCTGAAGGCCGCCTACGACAGCATCTGCGCCTCGGTGCGGGCCCACCGTCGCGACATCGACCGGCATTTCGCCCGCTCCCTCGCCGCCTGGACGGCCGACGAGAACGACCGTGGAGCGATGCTGACGGTGGAGACCTTCCTCCCCGACATCGTCGCCCCGGTCGTGAAGGCCGGGGAGCGCCGCGTTCTGCTCCTCGTCCTCGACGGGATGAGCGCGGCGATCGCCGCCGAGCTGGGCGAGAAGCTGCGCGAGCACTGGGCCGAGTACGACCCGCTGCCGAAGGCGAAGGACGCCCCGCAGCGTCGGGCGATGGCCGCGTTGCTGCCCACCGTCACAGCCGTGTCGCGTACCTCTCTGTTCGCCGCCCGTCCGATGACGGGCACACAGGCCGACGAGAAGAAGCTGTTCCCCGCGCACCCCTTCTGGGGCGGGCAGGATGTCGCGGTCTTCCACAAGGACGACCTGCGTGGAGAGAGCGGCGGCGACCCGTTCGGACCCGAGCTGCACGAGGCACTCGCCGGCGACCGCACGCATGTCGCCGTGGTCCTCAACACCATTGACGACCGGCTCGGCAAGGAGCAGAAGCTCGGAGACGGCGCCTGGCGGCTCTCCGACATCGGGGGACTGCCGGAACTGCTGCGGTTCGCCGCGACCCAGGGCCGGGCCGTCTTCCTCACCAGCGATCACGGACACGTCGTCGACCGGCGCGGCACCAGAGTCGAGGCCGACGGCGTGCAATCCGCCCGGCACCGGTTGCCGGGAGGCGCGCTCTCAGAGACGGAGGTCGAGCTCTCCGGCCGACGGGTGCTCGCTCCCGATCCGGGCGGCTCCGTCGTCGCCCTGTGGGACGCCGACTCGCGTTACACCTCCCAGAAGGCGGGCTACCACGGCGGCGTCGCCCTCTCCGAGTTCAGCATCCCGGTGCTGGCTTTCCTGCCCTTCGGCGCGGAACCGCCGAAGGGCTGGCGCGAGTTGGGCAGTCAGCAGCCCAGCTGGTGGTCGCTGACCCCGTACTCCCCCGAGCAGCCGCAGCAGCCGCCAAAGCCCGTGGCCCTCGCGGTGCCACCGAAGAAGTCCGCCCGGCGGGCCAAGGAAGAGGCCGAACTCGCCAAGAGCCACGACTCGCTCTTCGAGGTCGCGCTGGCTCCCTCCACCGAGGGTGCGCTGCTCTCCGCGGAACTGGTCTCACCGGACGACACGTTGGTCAGCGGCCTGCTGTCCTCCGAGGTCTTCGAGACCCAAGTGAAGCTGCTCGCCCGCAAGCCGGACCTGGCTCGGGTGGAGAGAGCCGTGCACGCCCTCCTCGACGCGCGCGGCACCCTGCCGATGACTGCCCTGGCCCAGCGCATCGGCCTGTCGTCCGCCCAGCGCCCCGACGGATTCGCGGCCGTCCTTCGGCAGTTGCTCAACCACGACGGCGTGCAGGTGCTGGAGACCCTGCCCGACGGTCGCACCCTGCGGCTGAACACCGGATTGCTGCGTGACCAGTTCGGGCTGAGGTGA
- a CDS encoding GmrSD restriction endonuclease domain-containing protein, with the protein MALDSPKLKDVLKDVASGVLQLPDFQREWKWDDERIRALIATVTMDYPLGVVMTLETGGTSPFRARTLKGAEDADGRGPDLLLLDGQQRLTSLFQALHREHPVETVDARNKNLRRWYYIDIAKAVGSPADRDDAVVSVPEERILKSNFARRVVLDLSTTELECAAGYFPLHLVFDIQRMNAWHKAFVKLDEANWDLWSQFEELVLNNVQSFQVPMIKLAASTTMDAVCAVFERVNTGGVPLNVFELLTATYAGNQQHIAETGEYYRLPEEWQRIKTGLASAYPVLGRLEAGLEDGLISSDFLQAVALVRTWERKRDRPGAAVSCKRRDLLELPLADFQRLAPRVEQAFAWVGAFLEQQCIVRASDLPYRTQLVPLAAVRAILGEEAGGPGDDERIAHWYWCGVLGEMYGGSTESRFTRDVEQLIGWIRGEDGVIPDTVAEAAFLSDRLDTLTTRNSAAYKGIYALLVKQGAVDWYFTEAPLNPARLVEHNVEVRQIFPKAWIAKNSSSHAAHASSIVNKTPLSLRASRSMTGAPSSYLKPLILESGMRPEWFDDVITTHLIDPSALHDGDFDRFYENRAKQLLELVRSAMGKRTVFRTAEGW; encoded by the coding sequence GTGGCGCTCGACAGTCCAAAGCTCAAAGATGTCCTCAAGGACGTTGCGTCCGGGGTGCTGCAGCTTCCGGATTTCCAACGCGAGTGGAAATGGGACGACGAGCGGATCAGAGCGCTCATCGCAACCGTGACGATGGACTATCCGCTCGGTGTGGTGATGACGCTCGAGACGGGTGGAACGTCCCCGTTCAGGGCCCGCACGTTGAAGGGCGCGGAGGACGCGGACGGCAGGGGCCCCGACCTTCTCCTTCTGGACGGTCAGCAGCGGCTGACATCACTGTTCCAGGCGCTGCATCGGGAACATCCGGTGGAAACGGTCGATGCCCGGAACAAGAACCTCCGACGCTGGTACTACATCGACATCGCCAAGGCGGTCGGATCGCCCGCGGACCGTGACGACGCGGTGGTCTCCGTGCCCGAGGAGCGGATCCTCAAGTCCAACTTCGCGCGCCGGGTCGTTCTCGACCTCAGTACGACGGAACTCGAGTGTGCCGCAGGGTATTTCCCGCTCCATCTCGTGTTCGACATCCAGCGGATGAACGCCTGGCACAAGGCGTTTGTGAAGCTCGACGAGGCCAACTGGGACCTCTGGTCGCAGTTCGAAGAACTCGTCCTGAACAACGTGCAGTCGTTCCAGGTGCCGATGATCAAACTCGCGGCCTCCACCACCATGGACGCGGTGTGCGCCGTGTTCGAGCGGGTGAACACCGGCGGCGTCCCGCTGAACGTCTTTGAGCTGTTGACCGCCACGTACGCGGGCAATCAACAGCACATCGCGGAGACAGGCGAGTACTACCGGCTTCCCGAGGAGTGGCAGCGGATCAAGACGGGCCTGGCATCGGCCTACCCCGTCTTGGGCCGTCTGGAGGCCGGCCTGGAGGACGGGCTGATCAGCAGTGACTTCCTGCAGGCCGTGGCCCTGGTCCGCACCTGGGAACGCAAGCGGGACCGTCCTGGGGCCGCGGTGTCCTGTAAGCGACGTGACCTGTTGGAACTGCCGCTCGCCGACTTCCAGCGCCTGGCGCCGCGCGTGGAGCAGGCATTCGCCTGGGTGGGGGCGTTCCTGGAGCAGCAGTGCATCGTCCGTGCGTCCGACCTGCCCTATCGCACACAGCTTGTACCGCTGGCAGCCGTACGGGCCATTCTCGGTGAGGAGGCGGGTGGTCCGGGTGACGACGAGCGGATCGCTCACTGGTACTGGTGCGGTGTGCTGGGCGAGATGTACGGCGGGTCGACGGAGAGCCGGTTCACCCGTGACGTGGAGCAGTTGATCGGCTGGATCAGGGGTGAGGACGGTGTCATTCCCGACACGGTCGCCGAGGCGGCCTTCCTCTCCGACCGGCTCGACACGCTGACGACCCGCAACAGCGCGGCATACAAGGGGATCTACGCGCTGCTGGTCAAGCAGGGGGCGGTGGACTGGTACTTCACCGAGGCTCCGCTCAATCCGGCCCGGCTCGTCGAGCACAATGTGGAGGTCCGGCAGATCTTCCCCAAGGCGTGGATCGCCAAGAACAGTTCGAGCCACGCCGCGCACGCGAGCTCAATCGTCAACAAGACCCCCCTGTCTCTCCGAGCGAGCCGCAGCATGACAGGGGCTCCCTCCTCCTATCTCAAACCGCTCATCCTCGAGTCGGGTATGCGCCCTGAGTGGTTCGACGACGTCATCACCACCCACCTCATCGACCCGTCCGCCCTGCACGACGGCGACTTCGACCGCTTCTACGAGAACCGTGCCAAGCAGCTGCTCGAACTGGTGCGGTCCGCCATGGGCAAGCGCACCGTGTTCCGCACCGCTGAAGGCTGGTGA
- a CDS encoding CBS domain-containing protein, which produces MPTEEQLLGLKGTMLPVPDLLALFGTRVRNDQTVLDISQALKTVGLSTVPYFATCNRRAKIHVVALASVVEETGSEIEGADADESEDGYGLSQGALPQRSFRIGDIPGALHGVESVTPDDQLTTATYIMRTKNYSQLPVLDGHYTLRGVVTWSSVARMYETGADPILANAMAEHWSVAEAHQDFFSLLPMVSEHGYLLVRDSSGKFRGIVTAADVTQRFGATAWPFFAVGDIEFRLRKCLGTKLGPEAILAVQPDYKQTGQITDLMFGDYVKLLDGNPRSAKQREQQRAARADQNWLDLGWPGVDRVQFVHQLDRVRQIRNKIAHFDPDPLSQQLTDELRQFVGLLRQLT; this is translated from the coding sequence ATGCCGACCGAGGAGCAGCTTCTCGGCCTGAAGGGCACCATGCTTCCCGTGCCCGATCTCCTCGCGCTTTTCGGCACACGCGTGCGCAACGACCAGACGGTGCTGGACATCTCGCAAGCGCTCAAGACCGTAGGTCTCTCGACGGTTCCGTACTTCGCCACCTGCAACCGCCGAGCGAAGATTCACGTCGTGGCGCTGGCTTCCGTCGTCGAGGAGACCGGGAGTGAGATCGAAGGCGCCGATGCGGACGAGAGCGAAGACGGGTATGGCCTGTCGCAGGGAGCTCTGCCCCAGCGTTCGTTCCGAATCGGCGACATCCCGGGCGCCCTCCACGGCGTCGAATCCGTCACTCCTGACGATCAGTTGACGACGGCGACCTACATCATGCGCACCAAGAACTACTCCCAGCTCCCGGTCCTCGACGGGCACTACACCCTGCGCGGAGTAGTCACGTGGAGTTCGGTGGCCAGGATGTACGAGACCGGTGCCGACCCGATTCTGGCGAACGCCATGGCGGAGCACTGGTCGGTCGCCGAGGCGCACCAGGACTTCTTCTCACTGCTCCCGATGGTCAGCGAACACGGCTATCTCCTCGTACGGGACAGCAGCGGAAAGTTTCGCGGGATCGTAACGGCCGCGGACGTCACCCAGCGCTTCGGCGCGACGGCGTGGCCGTTCTTCGCGGTGGGAGACATTGAGTTCCGCCTGCGCAAGTGCCTCGGTACGAAGCTCGGTCCGGAAGCCATCCTGGCCGTTCAGCCGGATTACAAGCAGACCGGCCAGATCACGGACCTGATGTTCGGCGACTACGTGAAGTTGCTCGACGGGAATCCGAGGAGCGCCAAGCAGAGGGAACAACAGCGCGCGGCCCGAGCGGATCAGAACTGGCTGGACCTCGGCTGGCCGGGAGTGGATCGTGTTCAGTTCGTGCATCAGCTCGACCGGGTGCGCCAGATCCGCAACAAGATCGCGCACTTCGACCCTGATCCGCTGTCGCAGCAACTGACCGACGAACTACGCCAGTTCGTCGGTCTGTTGCGGCAGCTCACCTGA
- a CDS encoding DEAD/DEAH box helicase yields the protein MTVPGAPDPLDRLHPGLIHHIVNSLGWPGLRPLQEESITPLLDGSDAVLLAPTAGGKTEAAAFPLLSRMAQENWTGTSVLYVCPLKALLNNLLPRLETYTSWLGRTAALWHGDIGQSRRKLILRERPDVLLTTPESLEAMLVSVNVDHRAFFSGLRAIVVDEVHAFAGDDRGWHLLAVLERLERVVKRPVQRIGLSATVGNPQQLLSWLQGSSAGTRTAHVVAPHLRDESPVLPPPGDVQLDYVGSLANAATVIAALHHGEKRLVFCESRRQVEELGASLRAKGVATFLSHASLSTDERRRAEEAFAEARDCVIVSTSTLELGIDVGDLDRVIQIDAPGTVASFLQRLGRTGRRPGSMRNCLFLALDETGLLSAAALLLLWSRGWVEPVVAPPEPRHIVAQQILALCLQEHRVGDQLWQEWWGGLGPFGPGAEPIVRHLLDEGYLDRDGGMLFIGPEAERRFGYRHFMDLTAVFTAAPEFTVLSGRTEIGTTDPVLLTQEVAGPRRLLLAGRSWQVTYIDWSRRRCFVEPVEGGGRARWGGFGLFRTASYELTQAAREVLLGVIPPVELTRRASGALAQIREAGAEVVHSDGTVIVRGGRDTNVRWWTWAGYRANATLAATLSGITDPLQRPTDAYLRLREDLTAEEWSKAKSAAGEQLCLPAVDERALTGLKFSVALPQRLAEATLAARLADLEGATAALAAPVRFTSEP from the coding sequence GTGACGGTGCCCGGGGCCCCGGATCCGCTTGACCGACTGCACCCCGGCCTGATCCACCACATCGTCAACTCTCTGGGCTGGCCGGGCCTGCGCCCGCTCCAGGAAGAGTCGATCACGCCTTTGCTCGACGGCTCGGACGCCGTGTTGCTCGCCCCTACCGCGGGCGGGAAGACCGAGGCCGCAGCCTTCCCGCTGCTGTCGAGGATGGCGCAGGAGAACTGGACCGGCACTTCGGTGCTGTACGTGTGCCCGCTCAAGGCACTGCTCAACAACCTGCTTCCGCGGCTTGAGACATACACCTCCTGGCTGGGGCGCACAGCCGCGCTCTGGCACGGCGACATCGGCCAGTCTCGCCGCAAGCTGATCCTGCGGGAGCGCCCGGATGTGCTGCTGACCACTCCGGAGTCTCTGGAGGCGATGCTCGTCAGCGTGAATGTCGACCACCGGGCCTTCTTCTCGGGGCTGCGCGCCATCGTGGTGGACGAGGTGCACGCATTCGCCGGCGACGACCGGGGTTGGCATCTGCTGGCTGTGCTGGAACGGTTGGAACGCGTGGTCAAGCGGCCGGTACAGCGGATCGGGCTCTCCGCGACGGTGGGAAATCCACAGCAGTTGCTGAGCTGGTTGCAGGGGTCGAGCGCCGGAACGCGCACGGCACATGTCGTTGCCCCGCACCTGCGGGACGAGTCACCGGTCCTGCCACCGCCAGGGGATGTACAGCTCGATTACGTGGGCTCACTGGCCAATGCTGCAACGGTGATCGCAGCTCTCCACCACGGCGAAAAACGGCTGGTCTTCTGCGAGTCGCGCAGACAGGTCGAGGAACTCGGCGCGAGCCTGCGTGCCAAGGGCGTGGCCACCTTCCTCTCTCACGCGTCGTTGTCCACCGACGAGCGGCGCCGAGCGGAGGAAGCCTTCGCCGAGGCACGCGACTGCGTGATCGTGTCCACCAGCACACTCGAACTGGGCATCGATGTCGGCGACTTGGACCGGGTCATCCAAATCGACGCGCCCGGTACCGTCGCCTCGTTCTTGCAGCGCCTGGGCCGAACCGGCCGACGACCCGGCTCGATGCGCAACTGCCTGTTCCTGGCCCTCGACGAAACCGGCCTGCTCTCAGCGGCAGCGCTTCTGCTCCTGTGGTCACGCGGTTGGGTGGAACCGGTCGTGGCACCTCCGGAGCCGCGGCACATCGTCGCTCAGCAAATCCTCGCGCTCTGTCTCCAGGAGCATCGGGTCGGCGACCAGCTGTGGCAGGAGTGGTGGGGCGGTCTCGGCCCCTTCGGTCCCGGTGCCGAGCCGATCGTGCGCCATCTGCTGGACGAGGGCTACCTGGACCGGGACGGCGGCATGCTGTTCATCGGTCCTGAGGCAGAGCGCCGCTTCGGCTACCGGCACTTCATGGATCTCACCGCCGTGTTCACCGCGGCGCCGGAGTTCACAGTGCTGTCGGGCCGGACCGAGATCGGCACAACGGACCCTGTCCTGCTGACCCAGGAAGTCGCCGGCCCTCGACGGCTGTTGCTCGCCGGACGCAGCTGGCAGGTGACCTACATCGACTGGTCACGGCGCCGCTGCTTCGTCGAGCCCGTGGAGGGAGGCGGCAGAGCCCGTTGGGGTGGGTTCGGTCTTTTCCGCACCGCTTCGTACGAGCTCACGCAAGCAGCGCGAGAAGTTCTGCTCGGCGTGATTCCTCCTGTGGAACTCACCCGGCGTGCCTCGGGTGCCCTCGCCCAGATCCGGGAGGCCGGCGCCGAAGTAGTGCACTCCGACGGCACGGTGATCGTGCGGGGCGGGCGCGACACGAATGTGCGTTGGTGGACCTGGGCCGGCTACCGAGCCAATGCCACCCTTGCCGCCACACTCTCCGGCATCACTGATCCTCTACAGCGCCCCACCGACGCATACCTCCGGCTGCGCGAGGACCTGACCGCGGAGGAGTGGAGCAAAGCCAAGTCTGCGGCTGGTGAACAGCTGTGCCTCCCAGCAGTCGACGAACGCGCACTGACCGGCCTCAAGTTCAGTGTCGCTCTGCCCCAACGGCTCGCGGAGGCCACACTCGCCGCCCGTCTCGCGGACCTTGAAGGCGCGACGGCCGCACTGGCAGCGCCCGTACGCTTCACTTCCGAGCCATGA
- the brxD gene encoding BREX system ATP-binding protein BrxD translates to MSTDRPDRAPLVSPARRRDVIDALRRGAVPERGLDLLATGLDRFETALDSELNAVKSGASVFKAVRGEYGSGKTFFARWLGERAKRLNFAVSEVQISETETPLHKLETVYRRLTERLATSGFPPSALRPVVDSWFYTLEEDALADGAAEEDLSTRVEQLMTTRLTEVSRHAPSFATALRGYRAALTSGDEATASAVMAWLGGQPHVAASARKAAGVRGDLDHFGALGFLQGLLTVLRDSGHVGLVLVLDEVETLQRVRSDARDKALNALRQLIDEVHSGRFPGLYLLITGTPAFFDGQQGVQRLAPLAQRLATDFTTDPRFDNPRAVQLRLSGFTLDSLVSLGITIRDLYAEGASSPERVKAVVDEAYIADLAKAVGGALGGKVGVAPRLFLKKLVGDVLDRVDQFNDFDPRSHYALTVNSGELNEIERNAAASPDDIELELP, encoded by the coding sequence GTGAGCACAGACCGCCCAGATCGAGCCCCCCTCGTCAGTCCCGCCCGGCGCCGCGACGTGATCGATGCTCTGCGACGAGGGGCTGTCCCCGAGCGCGGGCTGGACCTGCTGGCCACGGGCCTGGACCGCTTCGAGACCGCACTGGACTCCGAGCTGAACGCGGTGAAGTCGGGGGCTTCCGTCTTCAAGGCGGTGCGTGGCGAGTACGGATCCGGCAAAACCTTCTTCGCACGGTGGCTGGGCGAGCGCGCCAAACGGCTCAACTTCGCCGTCTCCGAGGTCCAGATCTCGGAGACCGAGACACCTCTGCACAAGCTGGAGACCGTCTACCGTCGCCTCACCGAACGGCTGGCCACCTCCGGATTCCCGCCGAGCGCGCTGCGACCCGTTGTGGACTCGTGGTTCTACACCCTGGAGGAGGACGCACTCGCCGACGGTGCCGCGGAAGAGGACCTCTCCACCAGGGTCGAACAGCTGATGACGACTCGACTCACCGAAGTGTCCCGGCACGCGCCCTCGTTCGCGACCGCCCTCCGCGGCTACCGCGCCGCCCTCACCTCAGGCGACGAAGCCACCGCCTCAGCCGTCATGGCCTGGCTGGGAGGACAGCCGCACGTCGCCGCCTCCGCACGCAAGGCTGCCGGCGTCCGCGGTGACCTCGACCACTTCGGCGCCCTGGGCTTTCTGCAGGGGCTGCTCACCGTGCTGCGCGACTCGGGCCATGTGGGCCTCGTCCTCGTACTGGACGAAGTGGAAACACTGCAGCGGGTCCGCTCCGACGCACGCGACAAAGCGCTCAACGCCCTGCGGCAGCTCATCGACGAGGTGCACTCCGGACGTTTCCCGGGTCTGTATCTGCTGATCACCGGGACCCCTGCGTTCTTCGACGGCCAGCAGGGCGTGCAACGCCTCGCTCCGCTCGCTCAGCGGCTGGCCACCGACTTCACGACCGACCCCCGGTTCGACAATCCCCGCGCTGTGCAGTTGCGGCTGTCGGGCTTCACACTGGACTCCCTCGTAAGCCTGGGTATCACCATCCGCGATCTCTACGCAGAGGGCGCCTCGTCGCCCGAGCGCGTCAAGGCTGTTGTGGACGAGGCGTACATCGCCGATCTGGCCAAGGCCGTCGGCGGGGCACTCGGCGGAAAGGTGGGGGTGGCACCACGGCTGTTCCTGAAGAAACTTGTCGGTGACGTCCTCGATCGCGTCGACCAGTTCAATGACTTCGATCCCCGTAGTCACTACGCGCTGACCGTGAACTCGGGAGAGCTGAACGAGATCGAGCGCAACGCGGCAGCAAGCCCCGACGACATCGAGCTGGAGCTGCCGTGA